A window of Mustela erminea isolate mMusErm1 chromosome 19, mMusErm1.Pri, whole genome shotgun sequence genomic DNA:
GACCTAGGCACAGCCTAGCTATGAGGATGAAGTTGGAGTGAGTGACACAGAAAAGGCCAATGTGGTTggaagggagggacaggggaaggggaCTGGGAGCCGACTCAGTTGATTAAGGCTCATGGGCCAGAGAGTAATGGTACTTCCCCTGCCAGGTATGGCTGTAGGAGCTCGCTGCATTCTCCCCGCAGCCCAGCAGAGCAGGGGTTGGCAAATTACCGCCcgcaggccaaatctggcccgCTGCCTGTGtctgtaaaataaagttttattggagcacagCCACCACGCTCATTCCTTTGTGGATCACTTGGGGCTGTTTTGGTGCTACAAGGGCATGGCTGAGTAGAAACTGTAATGCAGAGTCACAAATAGTTACTATCTAGCCCTTTATAGAAACAGTTGGCCAGCTCCTGCTATAGAgatcctttgcccctcccccccctttatggatgggaagactgaggcacaattaaggtcacccagctaacacatggcagagctgggattcaagtcCAATCAGCTAGAGTTGAGGATCTAGGCACATAACCTCGGCACGGGCACTGCTTCCGGGTCCACATAGGGCCTGTGGGAATCTGTGGGAACTTGTACTCTTAGGGCGATAGGAGCCCTGTCAGGGTTTGGAGCAGAAGAGGAGTGTGAGTCGACTTCATTGCTCAGAGGGTCCCTCTGGCTGATGGTTGAGTATACTGAAAGAGGGTGAGGGGAGCCATAGGGAGACCATTTGTCCAAGTGAGCAATGCTAGGGGCTTGAGCCAGGGTAGCTCCCCGTTGGCTGCCCTCTTTCTTCCCATCTGCTCTGGTCTTTCCCATGAACTCTCCCCTGTTTCTCCTCTTTGTCCCAGGTTTTGGTGCCCCCTATCCCTCTATGCTCTCTTGCCCTTCCCAGGGCTGGGCCCTGACCTCCTGGCCCAGGGATGGCCCTAGGTGGGGTCACTGTGTAAGGACATGCTGCCATTTTCACCAGCCTCCTGTGTGCAGACTCGCAGGCACACGGTGACAGACTGTTGTCCCTGCAGCCCCATGAAAACGCGGCACAGCTACACACAGCTATGCACATGTTCACACTCATGACAGAGGTTCAAATATGGACCACGTTGCACAGTCTTGCAGACATGTTCACCTTTCAGAGCCACAGTGGCTACACAGAAACTTGCGACACTAGTCATAGTCCACACATGCCACCGCATTACCTATACACAGCCTGGCCTCAGAACTTCTACCAGACGTGGCAGAACATAGTCACACGAACACGGCCACTGCAAACCAGGTACAGATTTCAAGAGGGTGCCCCGCACAGACATACAACTCCCAGGCTCAGAGCCCCATCAGGAAGTAACACAGAGACTCCTGCCGGGACCCACCAACAGTCACACAAACAGCCTCCGTGAGGACATGCTCACAAACAGGCATAGCTCACGCACACACAACCGGACATGTCCCAGTTCCACCCAGACACACGCCACACATGGAGACACACGTCACGATCGCGCAGACTGTGGGCCGGTCGTGCCCACTCAGTCTGACATCTTGTGGCCCCACACGCTGAGGCCTGGGGAGTCCCACGAGGCCCCACAGACAGCAGCTGGCCCCGTCATACCCAGACACGCTGTCACACCCCGGGTCCCAGACGGAGCCGTCCCACACACCCAGACACACCCCCAGGGTCGGGGCCCTCACACGCCCAGCCCGTGCCTCGGCCTGAGGACAAGTCCTGGCCGCACACCCGGGTTGCACACCCCACGGTCGCCCTTGCCACGCCCTCGTGACACACCCCGCCCACCTGCCCGCCTGGCTGAGTTGGCGCTGAGGCCGCCCAGGAAGGGAAACTTGCGGGCTCAGCACCTTCCTCTACTGCCTGCAGGCGGCTCCTGCCCTACtacccagcacccccagccccacagggTGGGGCCAGTCCGGGGGACGGGGGGAGGCAGTCCTGGCCCTGGCCAAGCAACCAGAGCTGAGGCAGGACCCTGGGGTTCAGGGAgacccgctcccctcccccactcctgcggGCTGCcccgggaggggagggaagtcgtggggggagcctgggttcCGGCTGGAGCCCCAGCTTCCCGTCCAGCCCCCatggggcaggaagcagggctggggaggccagCTCAggccttcctgccccctcccccagagaggCCTGGGAGCTGGGTCAGCTGGAAGGAGTGGGGAGagcaagggagggggaggggggatgagAGAGAAAGCTCCTTCTGCCCTCAACCTCATTATAGGTGTCTTTTGTGTTTATGTAAAGTTGAACAGGTTCAggacacacgtgtgtgtgtgtgtgtgtgtgtgtgtgtaggctttGTGCAGTGAATTTTGTGTGTCCAGCATGAGGGGTTTCTAACACACCAGCGGGTGCCCGCTGGCTATGCTGAGTATGGACAGGTTCTGTCCAAGTGTGTGCCCCTGGCATGTGTCCCCACGGTGTGTCTGTGTCTGACCAGAAGCTGCTGTGCTCTCTGGGCTCTGCGACATGAATCTGTGTGTAGGAGTGGGTTGTAACCCTGGGACGCATGGTGTGTCTAATTATTTTCTCAGCCTCTTTGCTACTGTTCTCTGTGTAAATTGGTGCCTTCTTTGGTAAGCTTGACTCGAAGTGTGGATGTtttctgtgcatgtctgtgtgtctgtgagggaGGTGTGTTTCTGGGAGCTGTTGTGCTCTGTTTGCTAGCTGAGCTGTGTTTTCAATGCGTGGCAGGGGGCAGTTCCTGGGGTTTCTGTGTCTGTGGGCGACTTGTTTCTGGGGAAGGCTTGTGAGTGGTGTGTGCCTCGCTGGTATTCTGAGCATGTTGTGCCTGTGGGGTGTGTCTGAAACACGTTTGCTGTCATCCTCctcgtgtgtttgtgtgtgtgtccattcaGAGACTGGTGTCCTCAGTTCTAGGAGCAGATGGTGTTTGCATTTTCGTCTCCCCACATGTGGGTTGGTGACTTCGGTGTGAGCTGTTGTGTGGGTCTCTCTTTTTGGCATCATGAGATCTTTGAGGTGTTTTGAGTTTTCAGCCGGGTGGCAGTGTGTCCTGCAGGTCTGCATTTTGTGCTAGTGTTTCCAGGACAGGAGGGGCATGGTGTGTCCCCAGGGAAACCACCGGCATCCCGAGCGACACGCCCAGTGGCCTCTGTGCTGAGTGGAGGCTGCGTCTGCGGTGTGTCCCCTTGCCGGCTGGTGCCACGCTGGCTCGGGGCTGGCTGTGGCaggcgggcagggcaggggctgtggtGGGCACTGGACCTGCGCCCGGACCTCAGTATAAATATCCCAGCTGCCTGCGGCTGTGTTTACTCGGCCCCAGCCCGGGGGCGGTGGCGGCGGCCCGGcaggtcctgggggtgggggtgaccaGGCCACAGCACAGACACTTCCTTCTGGCCAGACAGGCCACAGCCTCaatgccccttcctgccccctttCTGGATGGGATTGTGGCAGCGACCCCTCCTCCTGGGCTCCAGGGGCCACCAGTGACCCTCTGACCTGGACATCCTCACTGGGCTTCCCAGGAtctgggagacagagaagaggggcTAGCcaatggggtgaggggcaggccaggggcagcagggagggagatggggtggAGACTCTGGGAGGAAGGCACAGGAATGGTCACCACTGCTCAGAGACCCGGTGTGTTGGGATGAGCAGGAGGCAAGCAAGAGGGGTGGCTGAGTTCctgggcagggctgctgggggaaGAGTGGAGGGctgagaagggaggtgggaagtGATGGAAGATTCAGGCAGCTAGAGGCACAGAGGCACAAGAGGcaaagcagaggagggagagagagcgacaGGAGATGCAGGGGGGTCAGATGGGGTGCGGGTGGCAGCCAGCAGGGCTGGTCAGGAGGAGAGACGGGGTGGGGGCCGGATGCCCACGAAGGGGCTCTCCCCCAGCGGGCCCTCCCTCCCTGACTCAGCCTCTCCGTCAGCCCTGACCCGCCTTGGGCCAGGcaccccccctcaccccaccccagggcacCTCCAGGTCGTAGCCACGGGGGCTGTcggcggcggcgggggaggggggtgtctccCACAGTCCCTCTTGACTGGCCCCACCTCTGTCTCCGCGCAGAGGCTCCTGTCTCTGCCATCTGACTAACCCTAATTCTGACTCAGCTGCTGCTGTCTCTCATCACTTTATTATGTAACAAATCTACGTCCCGCAAAATATATCACAAACAACATTGACGATCCAGTGGCAGCCCGAAGAGTGGCGCACAGCATGCAGGGGGGATCCCTGCCTTGGAAGAGCTCTCCGGGCCTGTGGGGGCGCACACGGACCCGGGGCAAACACCCTTCATCCCCTGGCTGAGGGCACGGTCCTGGGCTTCCCCAGGAGCCAGGGCAGCAGTGCGGGTGGCACGAGCTGCACGGGAGCAATGGTTCTGGTCCAGGCGCCGACTTCCATGCCCCTGACACGGTTCCAAGCCCATGTGCAGGGAGAGGCTCCCCCCGGAGCTTAGTTGCTGGTATCACCCTTGACAGCTGCCTTTTCCTCGGTCTTCCTGAGGAAGTTTGTGCATCTGTCTGCTCAGGGTGGCCCTGACCTGATGGCTGACATGCAGCCCAGGAGGAGGGTCTGTAGGACCTGTGAGGTTCTAGACCTGAGTTTCATTTTCACTGGCCGTGCAGCCTGGAGCAACTCACATCTCCCTTCTGGCCTCCCCTGACTCACCTACGGAGTGGAGGCAAGTCCCCAGTTCTCTGGGTTGTCTGGAGGATTCTGTGTGGCACCAGGCCTGGCAAAGGACAGGACTGCTCAGGAACTGGAAGCTCCCATATTGAACAGTCTCTCGGTGTGAAATGTCCCTCAGCCTCCAGGCCAGATCTCACTTTGTGTCTGGCTCTAGTCCTGTCTGACccagagggcagagctgaggtCCAGGGGTCAAAAGCTGTGGCCCCAGCATCTCCCTCTTATTCTGGGCCATGTGCCTGAGGAAGTGGTTTTGAGGATCCTTCAGGCTTGGCTATGGTGGGGTGCCATCATTTTGTCTCCCAGGAGTGAGGGGTCCCCAGGCCCCACTCTCTGACCTGTGGCCCACAGCCCTCCCCAAGCAGCTGAGCCCTTCTCCGTATGCTTGTCTACTAGGGGAGCAGGAGCCGGGTGTGGGGGCATGGGAAGGCGGGACGCCTGGGTTCCCACAGGCCAGTGGCTGAGTCACTGGGAGGCCATCTGGCTCCCATTAGCCTGGGGCGGCAGGGGGCTCTGTGGGGCGGGCCGTGTGGCCAGCTGGGGGGCAGGGACGCTGGGGCAGGCTGTGTGTGGGATGACTCAGGACCCATGATAACAGCCTGTGCGTATTTGGGGAGTAtaaacaggagagggagaaggaggcggaagaagggaaggaaggaacgtTGTGGCTGGGGAAAGAGAGGGGCCGGTGGGGCTGAGAGGGGAGAGCCCCCCTTCCCATGCCCCCTCCGGCCACACCCAAGCCAGCAGGCCCATGGCCCTGGTGCTGCCCCTGTGCCCCCCTCCCAAGTCTGGGTCCTGAGGGAGAGGTGACAGCTGGTAGCCAGCCCAGCGAGGCTGCCTTCCTCGGCAGCGAggccggtggggtggggggatgacaCAGAGACCAGAGAAAAAAAGGCTGAGGGGCAGACAGAAAGCCAGAGGCGGCATGGAGGCCGAAATGGGAGCGGACAGGTGGGAAAAACCAGAGGCCTGGAGTGGGGGCTGAAGGAGACAGGAATGAACCGGGAGCAAGGAGGCATGAGCTGCGTCAGCACAGAGGGGGAGAAACGGGCAGAGGCCAGGGTGAAGCCAGGGGCTCACCTGGACCCCACTGGGCATTGATGTCCACTTGGTGGGCACCAGCTACAAAGGGCCTGCTGGCCTCAGTCAAGGGGAGGTGTTCAGCTTGGGCCCTGTCGTGGGGACAAAGgcacagggacagggaaggggatggagaaagGTAGAGAGGAAAGATGGTGAGgtgcagaaagagggagagggatgaagaaagcaagagacagaaaggcagggagaaaaaGCGAGTGAGCCAGAGACAGCGAGAGACCGAGGTGGAGCTGGGCGGGAGGCAAGGTAGGGAACCCCGCACACAGAGGGGGCAGGGAGTTGGCAGGGATGGCACCAGAGCCAGCGAGGCTGTCCCCTAGATGGAGTCACGGGCGGGGCGGGCAGCCACAGCCATCAGTCCCCATCCAGCTCTGGGCTGGGCGCATCCTCGGGCTCCTCCTCGTCAAAGTACCTCTCCTCCTCATCCCGCGCCACGATGTCCAGGTTGTCGAAGTCGGGGTTGTTGTCCACGgtgctgcagggggagggggctgtcaGGGGCTGGTTCTGTGGGCCCGGCCTCGCTGCTTCTCACCCTTCAGAGGAGCTGGGGCTCCCCAGGTCAAAGGCCACACGCTGGCAGCTGTCAGTGGGAGCTGCCCCCCGGCGGAGAGGGCCAGGCATGGAACCTCTCAGGGCTTCAGACAAAGGGCAACATTTTCCAAAGCAGAGATTTTACACAAAAACTTAAGGTTTCTCTCAAAAAGCTGGAAGATGGGGGGATGGGAAGACCCTCATTCCCCAAAAAGTGGTTCTCAAACAGGAAGATCCTGGCCCTCGGGGGACATGTGGGGACAACTAGAGATGTTTTGGGTGTCTCAAGTGGGGTCTCCTACTGGCACCGAGTGGCTCGACACCAGGGATGCCTCTACTACCACGTACAGGCCAACGCTCCACACAAAGAACGATCGGGCCCGAAACGTCAGCAGTGCCGAGAAGTGTCTGCCCTGAGGTGACAAGTGATCCTAAACTGTCGGGAGGACACTTGCAACTGGTGTTCCCCCTGCTGGGAACACTAAGCCCAGATATTCATGCTGTCCGCCCCCCCCTCACCGCCAACACTCTGCACGTCTATGCTGAGACGTCACCTGCTCAAGAGCTTTCCCTGGCCACCTCatcccaaccccccccacccctagaCCCTGCCTTAATTTTATGGCCCCTCAGCACCAGATGCTACATACTTCTCTTGCTTCCTCATTAGAGTGGAACTCCCATCAGGGCAGGGAACCTTTCATTGGCTTTGGTCACTGCTTTGTCCCCAGAGTCTGAACACAGCAGGTGCCCGGCACATGGTGGCTGAATACAGAGGAGGGACCCACTGGCCCCTCTGCCCAGCAGCTGCCCTCCAGGGTGGATGGGCTTTGGTCCCTCTGCAACCCTAATCTTCACCCTAGGCCCAATTTCCTCATGGGCACCTGGCTTTCTGGGGGCTCCCCATGGCCCAGGGATTCTGCACCCTGCTTTGAAAGGTGTAAAGCCAGCTGGAAGGTGGATAGCCAGACTCGCCTCCGGAGCCGGGTGGCCCTAGCTCAGGCAGGCGGTACCCCCCACTCAACTGGTGAGGGTTGGTTTGTTAGTGCGTCGCTGGGGCTGGGTCTGAAGCCAGGCCCTTGGCTTGCACACCTACCAGGCCAGACTGCCTTGGCCTTTTATCTCTGATTCCGATACTTCATTCTTCTGTGTTCTTGCCTTCCCAGAGCAGTGGCTGTGTCTCGCCCTGGGGTCACGGTGGTGGGTCACTACTGCGCGGCCACCACAGGCCCTTCCATGCTAGGCATCAACCCTGCCAGTGGTTACCTACTACAGCGAGGAGGTGCAGGGGCGTGAGGAAGCAGCTGGCGTGCCTGGGGAAACCTGGAGGGCTTGGGGCGGTGGCATCCTAACAGGCCACCACCACTCacctgaatagaaattttttttttttttttttttttttttttgagcaccgACCATCAGCTCTGCTCAGTCCCTTCTTCAGGTGAGAGGACTGATACTCAGAGATGGACAAAGCTAGTCCAAGGACACACACTCATCTCAGATTTCCTTACGCCATCTGAGCTGGGCCGAGGGCCGTggggtgctgggctgggggcagggcagggcctgggtcaCCTGTAGTCAAAGTCCCCATCCTTGCCGTCCAGGAAGCGCTGGTGCATCCGGCTGGTGAACTCTTCCCGCAGGATCAGCCTCTCTTCTGAGTCAGGTACCCAGGACTCCGAGTCTTTGCTGGGGCTTTGGTCTGTAGGGGTGGACACCACagtggggtcgggggggggggaggtatGAGTGGTACACTTGGGGAGGGGCTGAAGACATGGCCACAGAGAGCTGCCTCCTCTGTGCTGGTGGCACTGCGAACACAGTGGTGACCAAGACAACCCTGGTCCTGCAGTCCAGGCCACATGCCAAACACGCAATGACAATACAGTGCTCTGGAGGTTGGAGAACAGGGTCAGGAGCTGATACCTGGAGGGTGGCGAAGGGAAGGCATTCCTGACAGAATGGCATGAGCAGGGGCCTGCAGGAAGCGACTGCTGCATGCCTTCGAGGAGTGGGGGGCAGATATGCTGGAAGGACTGGGAAGAGCCTGGGCACtcagggcaggcaggggagggatgTGAGGTCTGCTCTTACAGGTCGGGGGCCAGCTGGGAGCCCCCTGGTACCAGCCCTCACCTTCCTCATcactgtcctcctcctcttcttcctcctccaggccggcctcctcctcctcctgctgctggagCAGCCGCTGCTGCAGCTCCCGCTCCTGGTAGGACTGGAGCAGGAGGTCAGAGAGCGGGCAGGCAGGGGTGCCAAGGGCGCCGGGCTTGGGCGCCTGGTGGGCCGGGGCGCGGGCACTGAGCTCCTCCTGGGTTAGGTACTGCCCAATGTACTGCTCGTACAGCAGCGGGGCCCGGAACCGCATCTGCTCGTCACTGAAGTACTCGCCGCCTGCATGGAGAAAGGGTGTGCCCGGGCTCAGGGGTCTGGGTGTGGGCTGAGCCTGTCTGGGCAGATGCATGTCCACGACCGTGCTTGTAGGAAGCCATGCACGCACAAGGGCAAGCGTGGCATGCACACTGAGACAGGTGAGAAAGCACGCAGGGACGTGAGGTCACATGGTCGCGAGTATGCACACGTGCATCTGAGCGTGTGTGGGTCATCAGCCCCGGATCTGCATGTGTGCtcctctgtgtgtgcacactcagCTGTGGCCACCCTGGCCCTGCGTATTGCCGTGCCTGGTTACACAGGTGTGCACACCCTCCTGCGTGTGTGTCTAGGAGTGTCTCCGAGTCAGCGTGCAGGAGGCCATAGGCAGGGGTCCTGCACACCAGAGCCAGGATGCAGATGATGTGTGGCTGTCTGTGTACACAGCTGCATGTACCAGATCAGGGGGCCTCTGGTAGCCTTCCAGACCCCACATCTCACCTCTCCCCAGAGTGCTCTCCCCTGTAGCCATCCCTTGGGTGGGCTTGGTTTCCCCCCCACCTGCTTCCCATCTTCCCCAGCTGCCTGTTCCTGCAGGTGGCTCTGTCCCTCAGAAAATCATTAAGCCTGCCCAGTCCCTCCCACACACTGGCCCCAGCCCCGCCTTCAGAGCCCAGGGTGAGAATCTGCCCAGAATCCCAGCCTCTGCAGCACTGGGGTCTGTGGCCATCCTGTCCTGCCCCCTCTCTTACCTATCTCTCTGTTTCTGGTATTTCCCACCatattctgtttctctccctctgtttccctggTTCTGTTTCTATCGCTCTGCCTCCACCCACCTGTCCCTCCTGGGTTCCATATCTGTTACCTCACCCCCCATTCattcatccctcctccctcccacctccttcacTCCCTGTCACTGCGCCCCACCCTCTTCATCTCCCTGGCTCTAGGGCCTACATCTTCACGGTAACCAGAacctcactccctctctgcctcatcTGCTCTCATCCTTCCACTTTAGTTCTGGTGTCTTTGGTCACAAAGATGCTTATAATGATACTGTGGTCAAGAAGGTATTGTGCCTTTCACAGGCGTGCCTTGTTTCAGAGGGCCTTTGTGTCCCCAGGGTCAGAGAGAGACTCCCCTGGATTTCCTCAGTGCctctgtgtatggtgtgagaaagaaaatctcattttcctGAGGGGTAACCACTGACCACAGGGCTGGGTTCTGTGGCCCACTGACCTGAAATTGCACTTGTGTCATCTACTGAATTCTGACCCTTCTCACTACTGGTCCCATTCTCTTCCCTGGGATCCTGTCTGTCTCTACCTATCTTGCCTCATGGCTTCACATTTCTGTTTCAACCTCCCTGTATCCCTGTCTCAAAACTCATCTCAAGACCTATGTCCATGTCTCCACTCTTGCATCTTAGTTCCTTACttcctctgcctcagtctccctgccc
This region includes:
- the CCDC97 gene encoding coiled-coil domain-containing protein 97, encoding MEAVATAAAAREPDEDCTQPGSGHWGEPSWTLVPPKPQDKVEATEGPPRAPDDDPPGPENAAVSAMLRAVAASRLPVCSQQQGEPDLTEREKVAILGQLYHEKPLVFLERFRTGLREEHLACFGHLRGDHRADFYCAEVARQGSARPRTLRTRLRNRRYAALRELIQGGEYFSDEQMRFRAPLLYEQYIGQYLTQEELSARAPAHQAPKPGALGTPACPLSDLLLQSYQERELQQRLLQQQEEEEAGLEEEEEEEDSDEEDQSPSKDSESWVPDSEERLILREEFTSRMHQRFLDGKDGDFDYSTVDNNPDFDNLDIVARDEEERYFDEEEPEDAPSPELDGD